CAGAGCGTTATTTTACGATCTCACCATTGATACTTCCGGTTAATCCGGCTGAATTCGCTTCATCAGTATCAATATGCATTGCTGCAGCATAACTAGGGGATACGCGTACAACAGTGTTGCAGAATACAACGCCGCGTTCTGAGTCAACTTTTACACATACTTCTTCCTTATCCTTAAGCCCGAATTTCTCGGCATCCGCAGGAGTCAGATGAATATGGCGCTTTGCTGCGATTACACCTTCAGAGATTTCAATAGAACCAGCTGGCCCAACTAACTTTATCCCTGTACTTCCAGCTAAATCTCCAGATTCTCTGACAGGAACTGTTATCCCTAAGTTTCTGGCTTCTGTAAGGGAAACCTCAACCTGTGTTTTGGAACGCACAGGACCTAGGACTGAAAACTTAAGTTCACCTTTTTGACCAACAACTGTTACTTTTTCCTCGCTTGCAAACTGACCTGGCTGGGAAAGATATTTTTTAGGAGTAAGTTTGTGACCAGCGCCAAAAAGTGTTTCAAGATCGCGCTCAGACAGATGAACATGCCTGGCGGAAATTTCAACTAATATTTTATTTTCCATAATTTCCTCCGATATTTCCGTGTGATTTTTTCAGTTCTTTATTCTAAACCTCTTCATAAAAAAATGCAAGAGTTTACAACATGTAAATAATATGCTATGATTTACCTCGTGTAAATATAAATATATCAGGGAGGAATTTTGTTGTCACTTGAATTTCCACGCATTATTACGCTGCTGCGTAATGAGAGAAGACTTAGTCAAAAAAGCGTTGCAAATGCGCTGGGTATTTCTCAAGCATTACTTTCTCACTATGAGAAGGGAATACGTGAATGTAAACTTGAGTTTTTAGTAAAAATTGCCGATTATTATAACGTGTCCGTAGATTATCTTCTGGGACGCACCGAAAAACGGAATTATGGTCAGGAAGAAACTGCCGGAGATCCCGTTTTGTTTACACAAAAGGACAATGTATTCAGAGGCAGTGTTTTTCCTGCGCTTGGGAAAGCGTTGACTGCCAGCAGCATAAATGTTTTATTTGATTTAATGAAAGATTCTAAATATAAAAGTATAGCAACAGAAATGCAGAAATATTTTGCAATAGTCGTTTATAAACTATTCAGGCATTTCTATCGGAGCGGGGCTAAAAATCCTCCAACATTTTTTGCTGTGAGAGACACAGTTTTCGAATCCAAGGCTAATGCTGCACTGCTCCTTTGCGAACAGCGTATGAAAGATGCGGCTGAAGAGATAAGAAATGAAAGCAGCGATGACGATGTAATAACTTATGATCTTTTAAAAAATGCTTTTCCAAAAGATTCAGCTGCTCTTTTGAATTTTCTTAAAAATTCTGAAAATGAAATTTCAAAACTTTCTTAAACATTTAATTGACTTGCTTATAAAATAGCATACGGCGTATAATAATTTTAAAGTGCTTACTGTCATAGGCGCTTTTACGATATAAGTGTTAGGAGACTAATATGAACTGGCTCGAAGTAACTGTTCAAACAACACCTCAAGGAATAGAACATGTTTCTAATCGACTGATTACCGCCGGAATTACAGGCTTTCAGGTTGAGGATGAAGCTGATTTTAACGATTTTTTGGAAAATAACCATAAATATTGGGATTATGTAGACAAAGAACTCTCCGAAAACATGAGAGGAAAAAGTCTTATTAAATTTTATGTCAGTGATAATGCGGCAGGACTTGAAACATTGTCTTTTGTAAAAGATGCGCTTTCAACTTTAAAGGCTGATTTTCCATCGGTCTCCCTCGGATCGCTTGAGATGTCTATCAGTTCAAGGATGGAAGAGGAATGGGCGGATAACTGGAAAAAGTATTATAAGCCGATCGCTATTGGAAGCAGACTTTTGAT
This DNA window, taken from Bacillota bacterium, encodes the following:
- a CDS encoding phosphate propanoyltransferase is translated as MENKILVEISARHVHLSERDLETLFGAGHKLTPKKYLSQPGQFASEEKVTVVGQKGELKFSVLGPVRSKTQVEVSLTEARNLGITVPVRESGDLAGSTGIKLVGPAGSIEISEGVIAAKRHIHLTPADAEKFGLKDKEEVCVKVDSERGVVFCNTVVRVSPSYAAAMHIDTDEANSAGLTGSINGEIVK
- a CDS encoding helix-turn-helix transcriptional regulator, encoding MSLEFPRIITLLRNERRLSQKSVANALGISQALLSHYEKGIRECKLEFLVKIADYYNVSVDYLLGRTEKRNYGQEETAGDPVLFTQKDNVFRGSVFPALGKALTASSINVLFDLMKDSKYKSIATEMQKYFAIVVYKLFRHFYRSGAKNPPTFFAVRDTVFESKANAALLLCEQRMKDAAEEIRNESSDDDVITYDLLKNAFPKDSAALLNFLKNSENEISKLS